From a single Cupriavidus taiwanensis LMG 19424 genomic region:
- the hemL gene encoding glutamate-1-semialdehyde 2,1-aminomutase, protein MSRNQQLFDRAQQTIPGGVNSPVRAFRSVGGTPRFITRAEGPYMWDADGQRYIDYIGSWGPMIVGHAHPEVVRAVQETAAHSFSFGAPTEAEITMAEEICKLVPSIEQVRLVSSGTEATMSALRLARGFTGRDLIIKFEGCYHGHADSLLVKAGSGLLTFADTTRNAPSSAGVPADVTRHTMVLEYNNVEQLEQAFAKHAGEIAAVIVEPVAGNMNLVRASDAFLQAMRELCTRDGAVLIFDEVMTGFRVALGGAQAHYGIRPDMTCLGKVIGGGMPAAAFGGRRDIMASLAPLGGVYQAGTLSGNPLAVAAGLTTLKLIQAPGFYDRLAAQTRKLADGLAEAARAAGVPFSADAVGGMFGLYFRDGVPASFAEVTQSDTSRFNRFFHAMLDHGVYLAPSAFEAGFVSAQHDDAILDATFDAARKAFAAA, encoded by the coding sequence ATGTCCCGTAATCAGCAGCTTTTCGACCGCGCCCAGCAGACTATCCCCGGGGGCGTCAATTCGCCCGTGCGCGCCTTCCGTTCGGTAGGTGGCACGCCGCGCTTCATCACGCGCGCCGAGGGGCCGTACATGTGGGACGCGGACGGCCAGCGCTATATCGACTACATCGGCTCGTGGGGTCCGATGATCGTCGGCCATGCCCATCCGGAGGTGGTGCGCGCGGTCCAGGAAACCGCCGCGCACAGCTTCTCGTTCGGTGCCCCGACCGAGGCCGAGATCACCATGGCCGAGGAAATCTGCAAGCTGGTGCCGTCGATCGAGCAGGTGCGCCTGGTCTCCTCCGGCACCGAAGCCACCATGAGCGCGCTGCGCCTGGCCCGTGGCTTTACCGGCCGCGACCTGATCATCAAGTTCGAAGGCTGCTACCACGGCCACGCCGACAGCCTGCTGGTCAAGGCCGGTTCCGGCCTGCTGACCTTTGCCGACACCACCCGCAACGCCCCGTCGTCGGCCGGCGTGCCGGCCGACGTGACGCGCCACACCATGGTGCTGGAGTACAACAACGTCGAGCAGCTGGAACAGGCCTTCGCCAAACATGCCGGCGAGATCGCCGCGGTGATCGTCGAGCCGGTGGCCGGCAACATGAACCTGGTGCGCGCCAGCGATGCCTTCCTGCAGGCCATGCGCGAACTGTGCACGCGCGACGGCGCGGTGCTGATCTTCGACGAAGTCATGACCGGCTTCCGCGTGGCGCTGGGCGGCGCGCAGGCGCACTACGGCATCCGCCCCGACATGACCTGCCTGGGCAAGGTCATCGGCGGCGGCATGCCGGCGGCGGCCTTCGGCGGACGGCGCGACATCATGGCCAGCCTGGCGCCGCTGGGCGGCGTGTACCAGGCCGGCACGCTGTCGGGCAACCCCCTGGCGGTGGCGGCAGGCCTGACCACGCTCAAGCTGATCCAGGCGCCCGGCTTCTATGACCGCCTGGCCGCGCAGACGCGCAAGCTGGCCGACGGCCTGGCCGAAGCCGCCCGGGCGGCGGGCGTGCCGTTCTCCGCGGATGCCGTCGGCGGCATGTTCGGGCTCTATTTCCGCGACGGCGTGCCCGCCAGCTTCGCCGAAGTCACCCAGAGCGACACTTCCCGCTTCAACCGCTTCTTCCACGCCATGCTTGACCACGGCGTCTACCTGGCGCCGTCGGCGTTCGAAGCCGGCTTTGTCTCCGCGCAGCACGACGACGCCATCCTGGACGCCACCTTCGACGCCGCGCGCAAGGCCTTCGCGGCGGCCTGA
- a CDS encoding rubredoxin translates to MEYKTWMCLICGWIYDEAAGAPEDGIAPGTRWEDVPINWTCPECGARKEDFEMVAI, encoded by the coding sequence ATGGAATACAAGACTTGGATGTGCCTGATCTGCGGCTGGATCTACGACGAAGCCGCAGGCGCGCCGGAAGACGGCATCGCCCCCGGCACCCGCTGGGAAGACGTGCCGATCAACTGGACCTGCCCGGAATGCGGCGCGCGCAAGGAAGATTTCGAGATGGTCGCGATCTGA
- a CDS encoding response regulator, translating to MRVAHIEENQRVNTAGAQGVAPGVPVPDTAPDLTPETASPPRRKVLVIDDSSTIRRTAEIFLMQAGYQVMLAEDGFEALAKVGELHPDLVFCDILMPRLDGYQTCSLIKKSPRFHAIPVIMLSSRDGVFDRSRGRLVGAHDHLAKPFTRDALLQAVQACLPCRPAGEALPA from the coding sequence ATGCGGGTCGCTCATATAGAAGAAAACCAGCGGGTCAATACCGCCGGCGCACAGGGTGTGGCGCCTGGCGTTCCTGTTCCGGATACCGCGCCGGATCTCACGCCAGAGACCGCTTCGCCGCCGCGCCGCAAGGTGCTGGTCATCGACGATTCCAGCACCATCCGCCGTACTGCGGAGATCTTCCTGATGCAGGCCGGGTACCAGGTGATGCTGGCCGAGGACGGCTTCGAGGCGCTGGCCAAGGTGGGCGAGCTGCACCCCGACCTGGTCTTCTGCGACATCCTGATGCCCCGGCTCGACGGTTACCAGACCTGTTCGCTGATCAAGAAGAGCCCGCGTTTCCATGCCATCCCCGTGATCATGCTGTCGTCGCGCGACGGCGTGTTCGACCGCTCGCGCGGCCGCCTGGTCGGCGCGCATGACCACCTGGCCAAGCCATTTACCCGCGACGCGCTGCTGCAGGCCGTGCAGGCCTGCCTGCCATGCCGGCCCGCGGGCGAGGCGTTGCCCGCCTGA
- a CDS encoding response regulator translates to MTAIHKILIVDDSPTEALFMSDLLGKRGFKVAVASNSEQAFARLQAEAFDLILMDVVMPGQNGYQATRAIKRDDRFKDIPVIMCTSKGLDTDRIWGMRQGASDYIVKPVDGEELLGKIAALAH, encoded by the coding sequence ATGACCGCCATTCACAAGATCCTGATCGTCGACGACTCCCCGACCGAAGCCCTGTTCATGTCCGACCTGCTCGGCAAGCGCGGCTTCAAGGTTGCGGTCGCCAGCAACAGCGAGCAGGCCTTCGCCCGCCTGCAGGCCGAAGCCTTCGACCTGATCCTGATGGACGTGGTGATGCCGGGCCAGAACGGCTACCAGGCCACCCGCGCGATCAAGCGCGACGACCGCTTCAAGGACATCCCCGTGATCATGTGCACCAGCAAGGGCCTGGACACCGACCGCATCTGGGGCATGCGCCAGGGCGCGTCTGACTACATCGTCAAGCCCGTCGACGGCGAAGAGCTGCTGGGCAAGATCGCCGCGCTGGCGCACTGA